Proteins encoded by one window of Cupriavidus sp. EM10:
- a CDS encoding 23S rRNA (adenine(2030)-N(6))-methyltransferase RlmJ, whose product MLSYRHAFHAGNHADVLKHAVVVQLLDYLTQKDKPFWYVDTHAGAGLYALDHAYAQKKSEFETGIGPLWRAAAGGQALPALLDAYLDQVRELNPDGNLKHYPGSPWLAWQMLRDADRLRLFELHSTEIQVLRDNFRGAGRKVMLYDGDGFNGIKAILPPPPRRALVLIDPSYEDKQDYARTLDTLRAGLERFANGVYAIWYPQVQRRESTQLPAQLKRLPLDSWLHVTLTVKHPVEGGLGLHGSGMFVVNPPWTLKAALQEAMPKLVELLGQDGGASFTLESLDN is encoded by the coding sequence ATGCTCAGTTATCGTCACGCCTTTCACGCCGGCAACCATGCCGATGTCCTCAAGCACGCCGTCGTCGTCCAGCTGCTGGACTACCTGACGCAAAAGGACAAGCCGTTCTGGTACGTCGACACGCATGCCGGCGCCGGCCTCTACGCGCTGGATCACGCCTACGCGCAAAAGAAATCCGAATTCGAAACCGGCATCGGTCCGCTGTGGCGCGCGGCGGCCGGCGGCCAGGCCCTTCCCGCACTGCTCGATGCCTATCTGGATCAGGTGCGCGAACTGAACCCGGACGGCAATCTCAAGCATTACCCGGGTTCGCCGTGGCTGGCCTGGCAGATGCTGCGCGATGCCGACCGCTTGCGCCTGTTCGAGCTCCACAGCACCGAAATCCAGGTGCTGCGCGACAACTTCCGGGGCGCCGGCCGCAAGGTGATGCTCTACGACGGCGACGGTTTCAACGGCATCAAGGCCATCCTCCCGCCCCCGCCGCGCCGCGCGCTGGTACTGATCGATCCGTCCTATGAGGACAAGCAGGACTACGCGCGGACGCTTGACACGCTGAGGGCCGGCCTGGAACGGTTTGCAAATGGCGTTTATGCGATCTGGTATCCGCAAGTCCAGCGTCGGGAGTCCACCCAATTGCCGGCACAGCTCAAGCGCCTGCCGCTCGACAGCTGGCTGCATGTGACGCTGACGGTCAAGCATCCGGTCGAAGGTGGCCTGGGCCTGCACGGCAGCGGCATGTTCGTGGTGAATCCGCCATGGACGCTGAAGGCCGCGCTGCAGGAAGCGATGCCAAAACTCGTGGAATTGCTAGGCCAGGATGGCGGCGCAAGCTTCACGCTCGAATCGCTGGACAACTGA
- a CDS encoding VanZ family protein, with amino-acid sequence MIRLTTSHYRVLFALCALAVLVLSLLPPDAPEVTTGWDKANHLLAFGTLAVLGVRAWPARLWHLVLALTAYGGAIEILQSLTSYRDPSWADLLADVLGIAVGLALSLRVIRA; translated from the coding sequence GTGATTCGCCTGACAACATCCCATTACCGCGTTCTTTTTGCCCTTTGCGCGCTGGCCGTGCTGGTGCTGTCGCTGCTGCCTCCGGATGCGCCCGAAGTGACCACCGGCTGGGACAAGGCCAATCATCTGCTGGCATTCGGCACGCTCGCCGTGCTGGGCGTCCGGGCGTGGCCCGCACGGCTCTGGCACCTTGTGCTGGCCTTGACGGCCTACGGTGGCGCCATCGAGATCCTTCAGTCGCTGACTTCGTATCGCGATCCATCCTGGGCCGACTTGCTGGCCGATGTGCTGGGCATCGCCGTCGGGCTGGCGCTCAGCCTTCGCGTGATCCGCGCCTGA
- a CDS encoding maleylacetate reductase yields the protein MHPFAYQSSPQRIVFGSGSLARLAGEVDALGASRVLVLCTPGQRKLAESVAEALGARCAGIFDGAVMHVPIEQARRAREMAAQCGADCSLAIGGGSTIGLGKAIALESSLPVIAVPTTYSGSEMTPIYGLTDAGLKRTGRDPRVLPRTVIYDPDLSLGLPPAISVTSGINAIAHAAEGLYAADRNPVSQWMAREGIAALARALPVIAGSAPGTDALRDALREARSDALYGAWLCGAVLGSVTVGLHHKLCHTLGGTLNLPHAEVHTVVLPHALAYNAPATPEAMDAIAQALGAAQGPRGVFDLTARLGAPTSLRELGMSAGDIEHIAALALRDQYPNPRPLEREGILQLLQDAFEGRPPRA from the coding sequence ATGCATCCATTTGCCTACCAATCCTCTCCTCAGCGCATCGTCTTCGGATCGGGCAGCCTTGCCAGGCTGGCCGGCGAAGTCGATGCGCTGGGCGCCAGCCGGGTGCTGGTGCTGTGTACCCCGGGGCAGCGAAAGCTGGCCGAAAGCGTGGCCGAGGCGCTGGGCGCACGCTGCGCGGGTATTTTCGACGGCGCCGTGATGCACGTGCCCATCGAACAGGCGCGGCGTGCCCGTGAAATGGCCGCCCAATGCGGCGCCGACTGTTCGCTGGCGATTGGCGGCGGGTCGACCATTGGCCTGGGCAAGGCCATTGCGCTGGAATCGAGCCTGCCGGTGATTGCCGTGCCGACTACCTACTCGGGATCGGAAATGACGCCGATCTACGGGCTGACAGACGCCGGACTCAAGCGCACCGGACGCGATCCGCGCGTGCTGCCGCGCACCGTCATCTACGATCCCGATCTCTCGCTTGGCCTGCCGCCCGCCATCAGCGTGACCAGCGGCATCAATGCCATCGCCCACGCGGCAGAAGGCCTGTACGCGGCCGATCGCAACCCGGTCAGCCAGTGGATGGCACGCGAAGGGATTGCCGCGCTGGCCCGGGCGCTGCCGGTGATCGCCGGGTCCGCGCCGGGCACCGATGCACTGCGCGATGCACTTCGGGAAGCCCGCAGCGACGCCCTGTACGGCGCGTGGCTGTGCGGGGCCGTGCTGGGCAGCGTGACCGTAGGGCTGCATCACAAGCTCTGCCATACGCTGGGCGGCACGCTGAACCTGCCCCATGCGGAAGTCCACACCGTGGTCTTGCCCCATGCGCTGGCGTACAACGCGCCGGCCACACCGGAGGCCATGGATGCCATCGCCCAGGCGCTAGGCGCGGCACAGGGCCCGCGCGGGGTGTTCGACCTGACGGCCCGACTTGGCGCGCCGACGTCACTGCGTGAACTCGGCATGTCGGCGGGCGATATCGAACACATTGCCGCGCTGGCGCTGCGCGACCAGTACCCGAATCCGCGCCCCCTGGAACGGGAAGGCATTCTGCAACTGCTGCAGGATGCGTTCGAAGGTAGACCGCCCCGCGCATGA